Proteins co-encoded in one Pseudoliparis swirei isolate HS2019 ecotype Mariana Trench chromosome 7, NWPU_hadal_v1, whole genome shotgun sequence genomic window:
- the LOC130196042 gene encoding kinesin-like protein KIF2A, with protein MTIGFKKSSCVKEIEKLQEKREKRRLQQQELRWKRAQEVVVNSPNHEILCMIRDFRASLDYRPLTDHDPVQIDEHRICVCVRTRPLNKKELAMKDLDVTTVPSKDVVMVHEPKQKVDLTRYLENQTFRFDYAFDENSTNEMIYS; from the exons atgactatCG GATTTAAGAAATCCAGCTGCGTGAAGGAGATCGAGAAACTGCAGGAGAAACGAGAGAAGAGACGGCTTCAGCAGCAAGAGCTCCGATGGAAGAGGGCACAA gaGGTGGTCGTCAACTCGCCAAACCATGAAATCCTGTGTATGATCCGAGACTTCAGAGCCAGTCTGGACTACAGGCCTCTGACCGATCATGACCCG GTGCAGATCGATGAGCACCGgatctgtgtgtgcgtacgcACACGGCCACTAAATAAAAAAG agctGGCCATGAAGGATCTGGACGTGACCACCGTGCCCAGTAAGGACGTGGTGATGGTCCACGAGCCCAAGCAGAAAGTGGACCTGACCCGGTACCTGGAGAACCAGACGTTCCGATTCGACTACGCCTTCGACGAGAACTCCACCAACGAAATGATTTACAG ctga